A genome region from Prionailurus viverrinus isolate Anna chromosome A3, UM_Priviv_1.0, whole genome shotgun sequence includes the following:
- the GHRH gene encoding somatoliberin → MLLWVFFLVILTLDSGSHCSPPSLPLRMPRYADAIFTNSYRKVLGQLSARKLLQDIMSRQQGERNQEQGAKVRLGRQVDSVWAGQKQMALESILVALLQKHRNSQG, encoded by the exons ATGCTGCTCTGGGTGTTCTTCCTGGTGATCCTCACCCTCGACAGTGGCTCCCACTGCTCCCCGCCATCCCTGCCCCTCAG AATGCCTCGGTATGCAGATGCCATCTTCACCAACAGCTACCGGAAGGTGCTGGGTCAGCTGTCTGCCCGCAAGCTACTGCAGGACATCATGAGCAGGCAGCAGGG agagagaaaccaggaGCAAGGAGCAAAGGTACGGCTTGGCCGTCAGGTGGACAGCGTGTGGGCAGGTCAAAAGCAGATGGCGTTGGAGAGCATCCTGGTGGCCCTGCTGCAGAAGCACAG GAATTCCCAAGGATGA